gactttaaaaatctctaaggatggagattccaccgcctccctaggtaaccctccagtgcttcaccaccctcctagtgaaatagtgtttcctaatatccaaccgagacctcgcccactgcaacttgagaccattgttccttgttctgtcatctgccatcacagAGAACAGCCtcgctccatcttctttggaaccccccttcaggtagttgaaggctgctatcaagttCCCCCctgactcttctcttctgcagactaaataatcccagttctctcagcctctccttgtaagtcatgtacTCCAGctccctaaccatttttgttgccctccgttggactctctccaatttgtccacatcctttctgtagtggggggaccaaaactggacgcattattccaggtgtggcctcaccagtgccaaatagaggagaataatcacttctcttgatctgctggcaatgctcctactaatacagccgaatatgccgttggccttcttggcaacaagggcacactgctgactcatatccagcttctcgtccactgtaatcctgaggtccttttctgcagaactgctgcttagccagtcggtccccagcctgtagctgtgcataggattcttccatcctaagtgcaggactctgcactggtccttgttgaacctcatcagatttcttttggcccaatcctccaatttgtctaagtcactctggaacccatccctaccctccagcatatccacCTCTCtcaccagcttagtgtcatctgcaaacttgctgagggtgcaattcatcccatcacccagatcattaataaagatgttgaacaaaaccagccccaggactgacccctggggcactctgcttgataccagtagtcaactagacatcaagccattgatcactgcccattgagcctgacagtctagccagctttctgtccacctcatagtccattcatccaatccatactttaacttgctggcaagaatactgtgggagaccgtatcaaaatctttgctaaagtcaagatatatcacatccaccgctttccccatatccacaggccagttatctcatcatagaaggcaatcaggttggtcaggcatgacttgcccttggtgaatccatgttgactgttcctgatcaccttcctctccttaaagtgcttcaaaatggagtactttaggacctgctccatgattttgccggggactgaagggaggctgaccagtctgtagttctctgggttctctttcttccctttttaaaatatgggcactatatttgccttttccaatCGTCTAGGACCTctcctgatcgccatgagttttcaaagataatagccaatggctctgcaatcacatcagccaattccctcagcacccttagaTGCATTAGATCAGGAcccatgaacttgtgcatgtccagcttttctaaatagttcttaaccCATTCTTTCACCCCtgaaggctgctcacctcctcctgtAGCAGATCAACGACTCACCgcagtggcacctcctgctggttgcctcaggaattagctcttttccagcactTGGAgagccccctgctggctgctgtctTGCCTACctcaggccccgtgtccctcctggaccctggtgccccttaccttggggttctacccccagcagtacccccacactctgggtctctcctcccaggggaacccccaaccctctatacctaccttgcctcagtggctactgccagttgtcATCTAGCCCCTGttctctggggcaaactgcagtctgtaatggccatcattggcaaggggtttggaccagctgcctctgcctgtacctctgcagccccagtacctgctttgccctttaacaaggcctcagtctggggagttgccaggctggagctccctagCACTTCTTACCCTTcctctggtctggtctggtcctCCAAGGCTGGAGTAagactgacccagctcctcccttagcCCTTCTTATACTGGCCCAGCcgggtcctgattggctgcctccagcCCGCTCATgattggctctcagccccagtGCTCTCTAAGGGCTGGCCTTTAACCCTTTCAAGGCGGGAGCAGGGTGACTGCCCCGCTAcacctccccatactgtgttgcctggtgcagcagcctgggagctgaccttttctgcttcaaaaaaaaaaaaaggctgaggcaaaaaaagtattgagtacttcagatttttccacatcatctgtcactatgttgcctcccccattcagtaagggtcccacactttccctgaccttcttcttgttgctaacatacttgtagaaacccttcttgttacccttcacatcccttgctagctgcaactccaattgtgttttgtccttcctgattacacccctgcaggctccacagtcTAATTATATGTTGCTTGGAAAAAATAGTTCCTTTCCCACCTTTTTAAtctcattgaatgtccccttgttcttgtgttatgaaaagagATCACTGGGAAGGAGTGAACTACCCCGTTAAGGGACAGGCAGGAGGCTACAGCTGGGACAGCCTGGGGTGTAATCAAGGCAGCCCTGCCCCCGCCATAGGCCTGTGCTTTATAAAGAGAAAGAGGGAGCTGAAGGAGAGAGGGGAATAGAAGCTAGGTAGGCTGCAGCAGTGGTTGTTTCTCTCAGGCTCTAGGAGACCAACCTCATGAGACTTGGTTTCACAGATTAACTCTGGGATCCATGACGCAGGGTCCTGAGGTGAGCGCCGTATGAACTGTTTGTTGTAATTGACCCTGTCCTGAAGCCTTATTGAAAAGGGAAGTGCTATTTTCTTAATTAGTATTGGCATCTCTTTGCCCTGGGCTGTTAACGCAAACCTACTGCTGCCAATCAAGGGAAATTGTGGGATGCACCCACAGTGCCACACCAGGCCACACGCGGGTGTGCAGGGACTGCCCACACCTTTACCAACAAAAGCTCCCAGCTACCTTCTGTCCCATCTGTATTGCATAGACAGTTTATCCTGGTCCCTCTCATTTACTTCCTCTCCATGGCAAAACCATTCCAGGCTTGTCAATCTCTTGTGGTAGTTTCTCCAGGCCCTTGATCATCCTCCAACCTCCTCCGAATCCCTCTGAATTCTGCATGGTCCTTTCTGGGGATTAATTGGTTAATTAACCACATAGTGGTGTTTGCAGGAGCGATGTTCTCCTTCACAGTCTGGATGGGAGTTCGAGTTAATATTTGTGTccagagctgggacagaaccattttagaaatcaaaataaatacctGGTGTGTGTCAGATCAGAGCCTGATGGCAAACAATTCTGGTTTCCGTAGCCCCAGGAGCATTAACGGGTTTTTATCTTCCAGATGATCCAGTTTACAGCAACTTGAGGAAAGCGGCTTTATCTGAAGGTCGAGGTGTATTCATTGCCATAGTCGTGGTCTTGGTGGTAATCACCATTGCTTTAGCAGCAGCTTTGGGAGGTAAGTTCAGTCTCTGAGTGTGGTTCTCTCTGATGGTTCAGTTTCTGAGTGTGGGGGAGTTTGTTATCCTTAGTGGCTCACAACTCTGTGTGTTCTCCTCCTCGCCTCACTGCTTTAGCAGTCAGGTCAGACAGGATTCTCTCTAGGTTCTTTTATGGTGTCCGTCACTGAGAGCATCATAACATTGATGGatttctcctcacagcccctgtgaggcagggatgTGTCCTTGTCCCCATTCGGTGGCGTGGGAGCCAAGGCACCGGGGCTGGTTCCACAGGGTGCTAAGGCACCGAAGTCCCAGTTTCAGGCACCCCTGTGAtctgccaaccccctgcccggcTGCCACTGAACCCTGGGGGTGCCTACCTGGCTTACCTGGGGATGGTGCTTTTGCTGTAGAAGTTCCCTGAGCTGCTGCTTGGCCCTCGACACCCAAGGCCTGTCTTACCTGTGGGGTGGGATTGGGCAGGCGTGCTTAGGCTGCCTGCCTCTGTGAAACAGGTGCGGGGCAAGGACCCTCCCACCTTAACCCTgccccagtggttagggccctcacCTCCGATGTCAGATCCCGGTTCCAGTCCCCTCTGTGTGAGGGGAGACAGGATCTGagcaggggtctcccacctcccaggtgagagCCCAGCCACTGAGCTTTGGGCAGtctgaggtggggcggggggaggggtattCTCAATatttcctgttgaagttgttccactttgatTGAATACTTAAATATTAATTGTGCCAGAGAGTTAGAATCCCTCTATAATCTAGTGCTTAGGGCAcccacctgagaggtgggaactTCCTGTTCTCCAATCCCTGCTCCTCAGGGAGAGGGGGACTGAAGCAGGGTCTCCCACATCGGGGGCAAGAACCCTACAAGTTAAAGGTTATCAAGGATGtcatctcttctccccaccctctgtccccagCTATTTTCAGGGGATGTGACACCTGCTGAGCTCACTATCACAAGAAGTGACGTGGGTacctgactccaggagggggATTTCCCACTGCAGGTTGTTAGCAGGGctgggcccctccctgcagccagggctTGGGGGCTGAGCTTtgagaggggcagggcatggggcacAACCCTGGTCACTGTGTTCTACTGGCTGGTTTGGGCAGCCCCTGTCTGGCATCCTAGCTCTTGTGGATCCTGTACTTAGACGCCCCTCCCTCCCCGTTCATTGCGTGGGGCACCCAGCTCAGGCCTTGTAGATCGCATTGTTCTTCCAGTGATTTCCTAGGCTAATAAAAGTTTGGCGTTGCAAGGCTGGACGTCAAATGctgaagtccctttgtggatccaggccgaAGTGACTCGCCCTGGGTCAGCCAGGGAGTCGGGCTCAGCTGGGAATTGTATCgggatttcctgagtcccagtcatcCAGGGCAGTGAACACGAGACACTTGCTCTTTTCTGGCTTCCAGCCCGCTCTGTTGCTCCCTTTTGTACCCAGGGACTCTCCCTTACACGCATTTGAATTTATGGACTGACAGGAATCCCCTGTCTGATCTTCACTGAGCAGGGTAACTTGTCTGCAGTCTGGTGATTTGAGGTTACTAATCTGGCCATTTTGCCTCCCTCCGCCTGGTTGTCCCACAGCAGGGCTGACAGGGGTAACAGCATCCCTGGGATGAGCTATATTGCTGTGGGGGGAAGCCCCATCCCTGCTGTTGAGATTTTTACCCCATGGGTCAGCAGTCTCCAAAGGGAGGGCTCCCCAGGGACAGTGTGTGCAATTACAGAATAGTTCCCTGCAGTGTGAGCCTTTTGGTAATGTGCAGCCCTACACGTTCCTGCAGGGgataagtggggtgcaggaggatctAGCAGTTGGGAGCAGGGTCCAAGTGTGGCTTGCCGGGGTTATTAgaaggggtgctcactgctcccaTGTTCCACTCCAGTGTAGTGAGCTCTGGGGTCAGGCTGCAGACTCCAGGGTATCTGATGCTTTGATACGTGAGATGGGTGAGGAAGGAAACCCGCTCAGAGAGGCTGTCAGAACTGAATGGATCTGAGTGCCCCTTGTCTTCAAGGTGGCATTGGCAGAGCCCAGCAGGTCTGGCAGCCTCTCTGCTTGTGCCTCTGCCTATTGTACCTGTTCCCACAAAACTAGTAGCTGAAATGACACGCTCAGTATTCACCCTGCACTGCCTCCTGGACTGAGCTGCCAAGCTCCATAGATGTGTTCACACCTTTTGTAGCTGCACAAATCTGAGTCAAAGCCCTTCCCCCAACTCAGGAACTTTAAACGTTTCCAGTGATTACTTGTAGGTAACTTTCTTTGCAGCAAAAGGGTTAAATTTCAGGGAGGGGCTTAAAAGTGGTTTTATGTgaccctctccctgctgcttgtactcctgagggaattctgtgtcaacaaatgaaaaattctgcacacaatattttaaaattctgcaaattttatttgtcaataaatgtggaggctccagcctgGCCGTGGAGAgcccaggccactggctgcatggaggtgggagatccctgcagccccctacCTCCCAGGACAGGGACTGAATGATGAGGCTGcatctgaccctgacacagcgcatGGCCCGgctggcctgccccagaaacaccctgaggGCCAGGGCCCTGCCTCTCTGTGTCAGGTGTACCAGGTGGGGACAGAAGGCTCATCCTGACAAGATTCCAGTGTGGAGCGGCCTAATGTGGGGGATCCAGGTTTGGGATGAAAGGATTCTGTGTGGGTCAGTCTGAGGGTGGGGgcctggggttgtgggggggagcTGGATGCACAGGGACTCATTGAGGGTGTTCTGGGTGGAGGGGCAATGGGACTTGGGCTGAGGAGTCCAGGTAAAGATGAATGGGGCTTGGTGTGGCCATTCTGTGGAATTGATTGAATTACCGCACCACTCTTAAACTTCTTTCTCTGAATCCTGATGCATTAAATACATAACTGGCAGCCTCCGGCTCAGGGTAACTCGCTGCTGCAGGATGTAACTGAGGCCCAGAGCTCAGCTGGATTCATCAAAGGACTGGACCTTGATGTGGATAATGGGACCATCCACAGTCAtactggagagggttcagtgtGGAAGGGGCACAAACCCGCCTGCTTCAGGCCAGGAGCCAGCCACTGGCAGACAGAAGTGTCCTCCTACCCTTCTTGGCAGGCTGTTCTCTCTCTGAATCAGGGTACGAATAGGAATATAAATCTTCCCGCTTTGGGGCCTAGCCAGCCTCTGAGGGCATTTGGGGGAAATGTTCCCTGGGGCCGGCTATCCCACCACTGCCCACTAGGGGGTGCATTGccctccctctgaagcagctggtgctggtggCTCTCAGAGATCAGTCGTCAGCCCCGctagtctgatccagtctggccgtTCCTGTGTTGCTGTTCCTGCTTGTTCTCCACAGAGAGATGAGAAAAGGGACGGTCTCTCACCCTgggttctccctctctctcttttttagtGGAAAAATCTAagcagcctcctcctggccccgCTGCTGCCTCACAGTGCCCGGACGGCTGGTTCAGGAACCGAGGGAAATACTTCTATTTTTCTAAGGCCGAAGGGAACTGGACCTACAGCCAGAGCTTCTGCTCATCACATgctgcctccctggctgggattgAGAGTCTGCAAGAGCTGGTGAGAAGCACAGATGTGTTGTGCCAAGCACAGCGATCATCGGCACCACAGATAGGGCTGGAGTCAGGCTGGGCTCAGCCCCTGTAGGGCAGAGGGGAGCCCGGGTGCCTCCCAGGCTGGGTGGACAGAGTCAGTGCGGTTCTGGCAGTTGAATCCTGGCTGGACTTGGGGCTCCAACTTCCCCAACTTTGCATCTGCTCAGAGCCCCAGGTGGGAGACTCCTGCTGTGCAGGACAGGGCCACCTCAGTCAGATCCCGGCCAATGGGCTGCCTGGGGCCTAGAGGGGGTGAAAAActgcctccccagctcagccccagggTTCCCTCATGGGTGAGGTGGGGGAATCCCTCTGAAGGTGAGACCGGCTCTGTGCCTGCATCCCTCAAGTGCCCTGCCCTGGTGGCAGGGGTCTGtctgccctccccctcctggccttgctgtgCTCTGAGAAGGGGCTGCTGGGTGAACAGTGACCTTGCAGCTCAATTCCTGCTTCACCCAGTGGATGCCACAGCAGCCCCAAAAAAGAGGACGGGGGAGGGTGAAGGGTTAATACTTATCTGATCCCTTCACCCAATAACAATGGAAGAGGCCTGTAGAAATCCCCTACTGCCCAGGGCTCTGTGAGGTGTTGGAGCAGCACAGAGTCAGGGTCTAACACAGCTGTTTGCTTATATTGCATTTGTAAGGGTTCCCTGCTGCCCTACAAAGGCAAACTGGACCACTGGATCGGCCTCTGGAAGGACGCGGGCCAGATCTGGAAATGGGCCAACGGGACTGAGTTTGACCATCGGTGAGTCTTTTTCCTTTGTGTtgggtcagaggtgatggaaatGTCCCACTGGCTGCTTTAACTTCCCCTCCTGCCGGGAGCGGGGCCTGGTGCAGGAAGGGGGGATCCGGAGGGTCTATAAGTTCATCAGCTCCTCTCCCTGACCTGGGGTGTCTCCCCCGGTCTGTGCCTGGCACACATTGACTCTAGCTCCAATTGTCTCTGGGTTACAGATTTGAAATACAAGGTGGAGTCGACTGCGCGTACCTGGATGAAGACCTCAGAGTCATCAGCTCCAGCTGCAGCACATCAAGAAAATGGATCTGCAGTAAATCTGATACCCCTACGAAGGAAGAGGAGCGTGTAGTGGGAGGGGACTCGTGAACCAAGGCGACATGTCTGGTGGTGAAAAATTCTGTGCTGTTTCTTCTCACCTGTTTcctgaaatgcagattttcccTGTCTCCTGTCTTCCTCCTCTCGCTGTCTTACAACTTAGAAGTAAACTGAGGGGAAGACACTCCTTTGTTTCAGACCTGCTTGACCAATGCTGCCTAATTGGGGCTCTGTCCGTTTGAATGTGTGCCAACAACATCATTTGGGGaaatttataactttacatataatgttgctatgtccatttcaccatgatattattgaccagcaagttattagttttcaagtgATGCCTTACAAGGTGTATTTTCtataaagattattacaatagggtGTAGAGTGTGACTACGGAAGTACATGCTGTCACagggtggtacctctctggagttGTTTAGTGACTCAGCTTAATCAACCTGTACTGTGTGTAGTTCCCGAGGAGCTGTGGTCGCCTTCCCCCATGGAGTAGACCACAAGCAGAGAGAAGCCACTCATACATTTTAACACAATGGTCCCCAAACAGATTGCAGGGCAGGAGGTTGCAATATCCCAGATTCTCAGCCTCCCTTATTGCTGGGGATAGTCTCCTCAGCACCAGTCGGAAAATTTCTCCCTTGCACAATTCATCCCATTAGCTCCAATTGATCCCTGGTGCCTTTAATAATTTCTTGTCATCTTGGGGTTTGCACCCTTCAGACTGGGACATGGTTCTCATGGCTCCTTATTGTGTCCCCAAACTGTGACAAATTAGGGTAACCTAATCATTAGGATAACCTTCCTGCAGACAGCCATCCCTGCAACCCCTTGGATGCCATAGAATGTCTTTGGCCTTGGGCCCAGGTGGTCGGGTTCCATGTGGTGGTGGCACTTCCGAGCTCTGTCCGCCTTTGTTGTTTACAGCCAGccatgcagctgtgctgccctgtGAGATATGGAGTGTGGGTGTCTTCATGCAAACCCAGCCTCTGAATTTGTGCCTGGGAGCCTCCTTTGGTGAAAATGTGGCACGGGCCTAGAACCAGCTTGACATGCTTGCCCCCCTCTCCAGGAggctcctctttcccctccctgcccaactTTTGTGCTGCCCCTGTTCACTGACTGCCAATTTTCACATCCGCAGGCTGCGCTTCAGGGACAGATTTCTTTAAGGCACTTTTTCATGTAAAATATTCTTACGTGTCTTTTATAAAGAAACTGCAGTGCAACAATGTGTAGTGCTGGAATGTCCAGGCTGCTAATTACACAAATGCTAATTATGCCAAATTCCAGAGGGCAGATTGTTGCTGCTTGAGTTAGGTGCCTTCTCTGCAGCTCTTTAGGTTCTTGAAGGTGTCTGACCTGTGTAACCTTGGTCTGCAATATATTTGCCTTACTCATATCTGTTTATAAGGTATGATGAGCTCTTTCCTGGGAATGGATTCTGTTGCTGACAGAAAACGGTCCTAAAATAGCACAGCCATGTCTAGATGTcctcttgtgaatctagcctgaatttttttagtattattattattattattattatttattattattttggctgaaactattcaGTGAATTCAACACCAGTTTGTGAATAGTCTTGTTCcttccaaaactgcattttttggcaaataaactattcagTGGAAAAATGTCTCCCAGCTCTACTTGTGATgtcatttcactagttctccCTTCACCTTAATCTTCCAGCCCAGACAGGACCTGAATTTCAAATGCAAGAAAAGCCTTTCAGGCTGTCTTTATCCACCTTAGAAAAGTGGGAGGGCACAAGCCCAATTTTTCCCTTTGAAGCTCATCTTCAATATTCATCGTTCATGTGACAGACTGAAACTAAAGTAGAATTTATAGTTCATACTTAGAAAATACACG
This genomic interval from Caretta caretta isolate rCarCar2 chromosome 14, rCarCar1.hap1, whole genome shotgun sequence contains the following:
- the LOC125621684 gene encoding C-type lectin domain family 2 member D — protein: MREGEEADPSEQPLNGSRDLKSRGKPDDPVYSNLRKAALSEGRGVFIAIVVVLVVITIALAAALGVEKSKQPPPGPAAASQCPDGWFRNRGKYFYFSKAEGNWTYSQSFCSSHAASLAGIESLQELGSLLPYKGKLDHWIGLWKDAGQIWKWANGTEFDHRFEIQGGVDCAYLDEDLRVISSSCSTSRKWICSKSDTPTKEEERVVGGDS